A genomic window from Cricetulus griseus strain 17A/GY chromosome 4, alternate assembly CriGri-PICRH-1.0, whole genome shotgun sequence includes:
- the Dtx3l gene encoding E3 ubiquitin-protein ligase DTX3L isoform X1, protein MASSNCPSSPLLVRLPKSIPWAHRKLEKYFQSRASGGGECTVQPVGPNAPDTFEVKFLERAAKEGVLKKREHKMLIDDKPVTIFLETIKKPVEDLRPRSPSLTQSPDETPSSRPLSLTQSPDETPSSRPLSLTQSTSETPSSRPPSLTQSTSETPSSRPPSLTQSLDEPLSDKESASNSVDSVVQKVFLAVTAELNCELLSKEQRARIATVYPGVRSVEGKDGIAKVCGNFKDIEKIHHFLSGQLLESEQKQKYPPQNYPTSDVEREPPKDSGRGFSSSEPKARLQDAFEVPVLFLEYFRHACPGRIESIEKKFGVNIQVGDSTPNMVSVVFTTSQSGNIEAARESFVRDFQECTQSLKQDCVSIEDPQIAKELRRELNRCFPKLLIKGQERTLTLLGSQADISAATEKVSQTSIKTPVKIMASGYKAGIDVDSTHFNLLKPELLQEISEIESKYNTSGKVQEKSQKTCIQFDPKDKEIDLSVHSYASFTDAFQHATCQLRTEVLSLKHLGKGKAHLHKTKFVDDLKKKHPNVHFVISRESMTLIGLPNQLAQAKHYVFKRMGLSPSSGEKLNVDDETPMDIDENDSNAAVPPLRGSADSSGALKANETEDYCVICMDTIRNKRVLSKCKHEFCTSCITKAMSLKPVCPVCQTSYGIQRGNQPDGGTMTSDTLRQSLPGYEDCGTIVIRYDIKSGIQTNEHPNPGKPYPGTHRSAYLPDNKEGREVLDLLREAFRKKLIFTIGNSRVTGASDVITWNDIHHKTSTFGGPENFGYPDPDYLKRVKEELKAKGIE, encoded by the exons ATGGCTTCCAGTAACTGCCCGTCGTCCCCGCTACTGGTGCGGCTGCCGAAGTCCATCCCCTGGGCGCACAGGAAGCTAGAGAAATACTTCCAGAGCCGGGCCTCGGGTGGCGGGGAGTGCACTGTCCAGCCCGTGGGCCCCAACGCCCCCGACACCTTCGAGGTGAAGTTCCTAGAAAGGGCAG CTAAGGAGGGAGTACTGAAAAAGAGAGAGCACAAGATGTTGATTGATGACAAACCTGTGACCATTTTCCTGGAAACCATTAAAAAGCCAGTGGAGGACCTGAGACCCAGATCTCCATCTTTGACACAGTCACCAGATGAGACACCAAGCTCTAGACCTCTATCTTTGACACAGTCACCAGATGAGACTCCAAGCTCTAGACCTCTATCTTTGACACAGTCAACATCTGAGACACCAAGCTCCAGACCTCCATCTTTGACACAGTCAACATCTGAGACACCAAGCTCCAGACCTCCATCTTTGACACAGTCTCTGGATGAACCACTGTCTGATAAAGAGTCTGCTTCTAACTCTGTTGACTCTGTTGTCCAAAAG GTCTTTCTTGCTGTGACCGCTGAGCTGAACTGTGAACTGCTTTCTAAAGAGCAGAGGGCACGCATAGCCACTGTCTACCCTGGTGTCAGAAGTGTGGAGGGTAAAGACGGAATTGCGAAGGTGTGTGGCAACTTCAAAGATATTGAGAAGATTCATCATTTCTTGAGTGGGCAGCTTTTGGAAAGTGAGCAGAAACAGAAGTACCCTCCACAAAACTACCCCACTTCCGATGTGGAGAGAGAGCCTCCCAAAGACTCAGGCAGGGGCTTTTCCTCCTCAGAACCAAAAGCCAGATTACAAGATGCTTTTGAAGTTCCCGTGCTTTTCCTTGAATATTTCAGACATGCTTGTCCTGGTAGAATAGAGTCCATAGAGAAAAAATTTGGTGTAAACATTCAAGTCGGAGATAGTACTCCCAATATGGTCTCTGTAGTCTTCACCACTAGCCAATCGGGCAACATAGAAGCAGCCCGTGAGTCTTTTGTCAGAGACTTTCAGGAATGTACCCAATCTCTGAAGCAAGATTGTGTCTCTATAGAGGACCCTCAGATAGCAAAGGAACTCAGACGAGAGTTGAATCGCTGCTTCCCAAAGCTCCTGATAAAAGGACAAGAAAGAACGCTAACCCTCCTAGGCTCTCAAGCTGACATTTCAGCCGCCACAGAAAAAGTCTCCCAAACTTCCATCAAGACGCCTGTGAAAATAATGGCGTCTGGTTACAAGGCAGGGATTGACGTTGACTCCACACACTTCAACCTTCTAAAACCTGAATTGCTCCAGGAAATCTCGGAGATAGAGAGCAAGTACAACACTTCCGGGAAAGTCCAGGAGAAAAGCCAGAAAACCTGCATTCAGTTTGACCCCAAGGATAAGGAGATCGACCTGTCCGTGCACTCTTATGCAAGCTTCACTGATGCCTTCCAACATGCCACGTGCCAGCTAAGGACAGAAGTCCTGTCACTGAAACATTTGGGCAAGGGGAAAGCTCACTTACACAAGACCAAGTTTGTcgatgacttaaaaaaaaagcacCCAAATGTACACTTTGTGATATCTCGAGAGTCGATGACTTTGATTGGTTTGCCGAACCAGCTTGCACAGGCAAAGCACTATGTCTTCAAAAGAATGGGACTGTCCCCATCGTCTGGAGAGAAATTAAATGTGGATGATGAGACACCCATGGATATTGATGAAAATGATTCAAATGCGGCTGTACCTCCTCTCAGAGGCTCTGCTGATAGCTCTGGGGCCTTGAAGGCAAATGAGACTGAAGACTACTGTGTCATCTGCATGGATACCATTAGAAACAAGCGTGTGCTGTCTAAGTGCAAGCATGAATTCTGTACTTCTTGTATCACCAAAGCCATGTCATTGAAACCTGTCTGTCCTGTGTGTCAGACTTCCTATGGTATCCAGAGAGGGAACCAGCCAGATGGAGGAACCATGACTTCTGACACTTTAAGACAGTCACTTCCTGGTTATGAAGACTGTGGCACAATTGTGATTCGCTATGATATAAAAAGTGGCATCCAAACA AATGAGCACCCAAACCCAGGAAAGCCCTATCCTGGAACACATAGATCTGCATACTTGCCTGATAATAAGGAGGGAAGAGAAGTCTTGGATCTGCTCCGAGAAGCCTTTCGAAAGAAGCTGATTTTCACAATAGGAAATTCTCGAGTAACAGGAGCCTCAGACGTCATTACATGGAATGATATCCATCACAAAACATCCACGTTTGGAGGACCAGAAAA TTTTGGCTACCCTGATCCTGATTACCTGAAACGTGTCAAGGAAGAGCTGAAAGCAAAAGGAATTGAGTAG
- the Dtx3l gene encoding E3 ubiquitin-protein ligase DTX3L isoform X2, whose product MASSNCPSSPLLVRLPKSIPWAHRKLEKYFQSRASGGGECTVQPVGPNAPDTFEVKFLERAAKEGVLKKREHKMLIDDKPVTIFLETIKKPVEDLRPRSPSLTQSPDETPSSRPLSLTQSTSETPSSRPPSLTQSTSETPSSRPPSLTQSLDEPLSDKESASNSVDSVVQKVFLAVTAELNCELLSKEQRARIATVYPGVRSVEGKDGIAKVCGNFKDIEKIHHFLSGQLLESEQKQKYPPQNYPTSDVEREPPKDSGRGFSSSEPKARLQDAFEVPVLFLEYFRHACPGRIESIEKKFGVNIQVGDSTPNMVSVVFTTSQSGNIEAARESFVRDFQECTQSLKQDCVSIEDPQIAKELRRELNRCFPKLLIKGQERTLTLLGSQADISAATEKVSQTSIKTPVKIMASGYKAGIDVDSTHFNLLKPELLQEISEIESKYNTSGKVQEKSQKTCIQFDPKDKEIDLSVHSYASFTDAFQHATCQLRTEVLSLKHLGKGKAHLHKTKFVDDLKKKHPNVHFVISRESMTLIGLPNQLAQAKHYVFKRMGLSPSSGEKLNVDDETPMDIDENDSNAAVPPLRGSADSSGALKANETEDYCVICMDTIRNKRVLSKCKHEFCTSCITKAMSLKPVCPVCQTSYGIQRGNQPDGGTMTSDTLRQSLPGYEDCGTIVIRYDIKSGIQTNEHPNPGKPYPGTHRSAYLPDNKEGREVLDLLREAFRKKLIFTIGNSRVTGASDVITWNDIHHKTSTFGGPENFGYPDPDYLKRVKEELKAKGIE is encoded by the exons ATGGCTTCCAGTAACTGCCCGTCGTCCCCGCTACTGGTGCGGCTGCCGAAGTCCATCCCCTGGGCGCACAGGAAGCTAGAGAAATACTTCCAGAGCCGGGCCTCGGGTGGCGGGGAGTGCACTGTCCAGCCCGTGGGCCCCAACGCCCCCGACACCTTCGAGGTGAAGTTCCTAGAAAGGGCAG CTAAGGAGGGAGTACTGAAAAAGAGAGAGCACAAGATGTTGATTGATGACAAACCTGTGACCATTTTCCTGGAAACCATTAAAAAGCCAGTGGAGGACCTGAGACCCAGATCTCCATCTTTGACACAGTCACCAG ATGAGACTCCAAGCTCTAGACCTCTATCTTTGACACAGTCAACATCTGAGACACCAAGCTCCAGACCTCCATCTTTGACACAGTCAACATCTGAGACACCAAGCTCCAGACCTCCATCTTTGACACAGTCTCTGGATGAACCACTGTCTGATAAAGAGTCTGCTTCTAACTCTGTTGACTCTGTTGTCCAAAAG GTCTTTCTTGCTGTGACCGCTGAGCTGAACTGTGAACTGCTTTCTAAAGAGCAGAGGGCACGCATAGCCACTGTCTACCCTGGTGTCAGAAGTGTGGAGGGTAAAGACGGAATTGCGAAGGTGTGTGGCAACTTCAAAGATATTGAGAAGATTCATCATTTCTTGAGTGGGCAGCTTTTGGAAAGTGAGCAGAAACAGAAGTACCCTCCACAAAACTACCCCACTTCCGATGTGGAGAGAGAGCCTCCCAAAGACTCAGGCAGGGGCTTTTCCTCCTCAGAACCAAAAGCCAGATTACAAGATGCTTTTGAAGTTCCCGTGCTTTTCCTTGAATATTTCAGACATGCTTGTCCTGGTAGAATAGAGTCCATAGAGAAAAAATTTGGTGTAAACATTCAAGTCGGAGATAGTACTCCCAATATGGTCTCTGTAGTCTTCACCACTAGCCAATCGGGCAACATAGAAGCAGCCCGTGAGTCTTTTGTCAGAGACTTTCAGGAATGTACCCAATCTCTGAAGCAAGATTGTGTCTCTATAGAGGACCCTCAGATAGCAAAGGAACTCAGACGAGAGTTGAATCGCTGCTTCCCAAAGCTCCTGATAAAAGGACAAGAAAGAACGCTAACCCTCCTAGGCTCTCAAGCTGACATTTCAGCCGCCACAGAAAAAGTCTCCCAAACTTCCATCAAGACGCCTGTGAAAATAATGGCGTCTGGTTACAAGGCAGGGATTGACGTTGACTCCACACACTTCAACCTTCTAAAACCTGAATTGCTCCAGGAAATCTCGGAGATAGAGAGCAAGTACAACACTTCCGGGAAAGTCCAGGAGAAAAGCCAGAAAACCTGCATTCAGTTTGACCCCAAGGATAAGGAGATCGACCTGTCCGTGCACTCTTATGCAAGCTTCACTGATGCCTTCCAACATGCCACGTGCCAGCTAAGGACAGAAGTCCTGTCACTGAAACATTTGGGCAAGGGGAAAGCTCACTTACACAAGACCAAGTTTGTcgatgacttaaaaaaaaagcacCCAAATGTACACTTTGTGATATCTCGAGAGTCGATGACTTTGATTGGTTTGCCGAACCAGCTTGCACAGGCAAAGCACTATGTCTTCAAAAGAATGGGACTGTCCCCATCGTCTGGAGAGAAATTAAATGTGGATGATGAGACACCCATGGATATTGATGAAAATGATTCAAATGCGGCTGTACCTCCTCTCAGAGGCTCTGCTGATAGCTCTGGGGCCTTGAAGGCAAATGAGACTGAAGACTACTGTGTCATCTGCATGGATACCATTAGAAACAAGCGTGTGCTGTCTAAGTGCAAGCATGAATTCTGTACTTCTTGTATCACCAAAGCCATGTCATTGAAACCTGTCTGTCCTGTGTGTCAGACTTCCTATGGTATCCAGAGAGGGAACCAGCCAGATGGAGGAACCATGACTTCTGACACTTTAAGACAGTCACTTCCTGGTTATGAAGACTGTGGCACAATTGTGATTCGCTATGATATAAAAAGTGGCATCCAAACA AATGAGCACCCAAACCCAGGAAAGCCCTATCCTGGAACACATAGATCTGCATACTTGCCTGATAATAAGGAGGGAAGAGAAGTCTTGGATCTGCTCCGAGAAGCCTTTCGAAAGAAGCTGATTTTCACAATAGGAAATTCTCGAGTAACAGGAGCCTCAGACGTCATTACATGGAATGATATCCATCACAAAACATCCACGTTTGGAGGACCAGAAAA TTTTGGCTACCCTGATCCTGATTACCTGAAACGTGTCAAGGAAGAGCTGAAAGCAAAAGGAATTGAGTAG